A DNA window from Streptomyces sp. 71268 contains the following coding sequences:
- a CDS encoding polysaccharide deacetylase family protein, with amino-acid sequence MTTDPLRALGARRPRGAHPIPWLLMYHSVDHSTDDPYRITVTPGRLRRQLGWLRSRGLRGVGVAELLRAYAAGRDAGLVGLTFDDGYADFVEHALPALREHGCTATVFALPGRAGGDNAWDPLGPRKPLLTEDGLRAVADAGMEIGSHGLLHLRLSGAGTATLRRETEQSRAELQRVTGQPVTGFCYPYGAVDQRAIDAVRTAGYDYACAIDAGPLTGPYALPRSHVGQADNAWRLAAKRLLLPLRRRHPFPAPAGPVPAGRRRGADTLPGAAVR; translated from the coding sequence ATGACCACTGACCCGCTCCGCGCGCTGGGCGCGCGCCGTCCGCGCGGTGCCCACCCCATCCCGTGGCTGCTCATGTACCACTCGGTGGACCACTCCACCGACGACCCGTACCGGATCACCGTCACGCCCGGCCGACTGCGCCGCCAACTCGGCTGGCTGCGCTCCCGTGGCCTGCGCGGGGTGGGCGTGGCCGAACTGCTGCGCGCGTACGCCGCCGGCCGCGACGCCGGCCTGGTGGGCCTGACCTTCGACGACGGCTACGCCGACTTCGTCGAGCACGCCCTGCCCGCGCTGCGCGAACACGGCTGCACCGCCACCGTGTTCGCCCTGCCCGGACGTGCCGGTGGGGACAACGCCTGGGACCCGCTCGGCCCCCGCAAGCCCCTGCTGACCGAGGACGGGCTGCGCGCGGTGGCCGACGCCGGCATGGAGATCGGCTCGCACGGCCTGCTGCACCTCCGGCTCTCCGGCGCGGGCACGGCCACGCTGCGCCGCGAGACGGAGCAAAGCCGCGCGGAACTCCAGCGCGTCACGGGCCAGCCCGTGACCGGCTTCTGCTACCCGTACGGCGCGGTCGACCAGCGCGCCATCGACGCGGTGCGCACGGCCGGGTACGACTACGCGTGCGCCATCGACGCCGGGCCGCTGACCGGCCCGTACGCCCTGCCGCGCAGCCACGTCGGGCAGGCCGACAACGCCTGGCGGCTGGCGGCCAAGCGGCTGCTGCTTCCGCTGCGCCGCCGGCACCCCTTCCCCGCCCCGGCCGGGCCCGTCCCAGCCGGGCGGCGTCGCGGCGCCGACACGCTCCCCGGGGCGGCGGTGCGATGA
- a CDS encoding exopolysaccharide biosynthesis polyprenyl glycosylphosphotransferase, producing MTTENVELSDTVGGLDQLTADRQPTAAVCAPRGSQGEPAVRRRRAATWRHLAPLALFAADGAATVGALLLADADQAARAVAPALGVLVALNAHAGLYRPGLSTAALDELPSLLWHTVLTWCVVTTGLVALDQPGAARWGPLLALLAAHAPLLCAARATAHLALRRQRRRAPCPALVVGSGPVGERVLATLVAAPGYGLRPVGLVAAGPAPVPAGPLTAGAATTAPLTAAAPATAGIATGTLTSGALSGPGAGPLTEPEPPTAPGPGTARDAGPAPSAPSGSVPGTVVGSAAGVVPGPAPGATPGGVADAGAGPGVPVLAGHEDISRAIAQHGVRAAVLTRTPWEDPQVAALLGLLRERRCTVWLVTAEPDPALAPARSAVPDHLWGFACRRLAPPPRHRVAAIGKRALDVCAATLGLVAVAPLLAACALAVRCSDGPGVLFRQERVGRDGRPFVVLKFRTLRSDAFESATRWSVADDQRMSAVGRWLRRTSLDELPQLWNVLRGDMSLVGPRPERPYFVREFSQRYPAYRARHRMPVGITGLAQVHGLRGDTSIEDRVRFDNHYIETWSLWQDVRILLRTAGSLFRCGGS from the coding sequence ATGACGACGGAGAACGTGGAACTGTCCGACACGGTTGGCGGGCTGGACCAGTTGACGGCCGACCGCCAGCCGACGGCGGCCGTGTGCGCGCCACGCGGCAGCCAGGGTGAGCCGGCCGTCCGTCGGCGGCGCGCCGCGACCTGGCGGCACCTGGCGCCGCTGGCCCTGTTCGCCGCCGACGGCGCGGCCACCGTCGGCGCGCTGCTCCTGGCGGACGCGGACCAGGCCGCGCGGGCGGTGGCGCCCGCGCTCGGTGTGCTCGTCGCCCTCAACGCGCACGCCGGCCTCTACCGTCCCGGGCTGTCCACCGCGGCCCTGGACGAACTGCCGTCACTGCTCTGGCACACCGTCCTCACCTGGTGCGTGGTGACCACCGGGCTCGTCGCCCTCGACCAGCCGGGCGCCGCCCGGTGGGGGCCCCTGCTCGCGCTGCTGGCCGCCCACGCGCCGCTGCTGTGCGCGGCGCGGGCCACGGCCCACCTCGCGCTGCGCCGGCAACGACGCCGTGCGCCGTGCCCCGCGCTCGTGGTCGGCTCGGGTCCGGTCGGCGAACGGGTGTTGGCCACCCTCGTCGCCGCCCCCGGGTACGGGCTGCGCCCGGTCGGCCTCGTGGCGGCGGGGCCAGCCCCCGTACCCGCCGGCCCGCTGACGGCGGGCGCCGCCACCACGGCGCCCCTGACCGCGGCCGCGCCGGCCACGGCCGGCATCGCCACCGGCACGCTGACCTCGGGCGCCCTGTCCGGGCCGGGCGCCGGACCGCTCACCGAGCCCGAGCCGCCCACCGCCCCGGGCCCCGGGACGGCCCGCGACGCCGGCCCGGCGCCCAGCGCGCCGTCCGGCTCGGTGCCCGGAACCGTGGTCGGCTCCGCGGCCGGCGTTGTGCCGGGCCCGGCGCCGGGGGCCACGCCAGGGGGCGTGGCGGACGCCGGGGCTGGACCCGGGGTGCCGGTGCTCGCCGGGCACGAGGACATCAGCCGGGCCATCGCCCAGCACGGCGTACGCGCCGCCGTCCTCACCCGGACGCCGTGGGAGGACCCGCAGGTCGCGGCGTTGCTCGGGCTGTTGCGGGAGCGGCGGTGCACCGTGTGGCTGGTGACCGCCGAACCCGATCCGGCGCTGGCGCCCGCGCGCTCGGCGGTCCCCGACCACCTGTGGGGCTTCGCCTGCCGGCGCCTGGCGCCACCGCCCCGGCACCGGGTCGCCGCCATCGGCAAGCGGGCGCTGGACGTGTGCGCCGCGACGCTGGGGCTGGTCGCGGTCGCCCCGCTGCTCGCGGCGTGCGCGCTGGCCGTGCGCTGCTCCGACGGGCCCGGGGTGCTCTTCCGGCAGGAGCGCGTGGGGCGTGACGGCCGCCCGTTCGTGGTGCTCAAGTTCCGTACGCTGCGCAGCGACGCGTTCGAGTCGGCCACGCGCTGGAGCGTCGCCGACGACCAGCGGATGAGCGCCGTGGGGCGCTGGCTGCGCCGCACCTCGCTGGACGAGCTGCCGCAACTGTGGAACGTCCTGCGCGGCGACATGAGCCTGGTCGGTCCGCGCCCCGAACGCCCCTACTTCGTCCGGGAGTTCAGTCAGCGCTACCCCGCCTACCGGGCCCGGCACCGGATGCCCGTGGGCATCACCGGCCTCGCCCAGGTGCACGGGTTGCGCGGGGACACCTCCATCGAGGACCGGGTGCGCTTCGACAACCACTACATCGAGACCTGGTCGCTGTGGCAGGACGTACGCATCCTGCTGCGCACGGCGGGCTCCCTCTTCCGCTGCGGGGGGAGCTGA
- a CDS encoding glycosyltransferase produces MPSRGSVPGRRAVPGANRAPGQGAGAPLTVLHVSQPVSGGVAQVVTDLIRGQRADGLRPVLACPPGGTLAAAAAAAGAEVLCWPARRAPGPGLVAETARLARLVREVDPDLVHTHSAKAGLAGRLAVRGRVPTLHQPHAWSFDAADGVLRAAAVSWERYAARWAARVVCVSGDERRRGVAEGIAARWEVVPNGVDTDRFPPADAAARRAARAALPALRDVPADAPLVVCVGRLCRQKGQDVLVAAWPRIAARVPGAHLVLVGDGPDAAALRGAAPPGVRFAGATRDPARWYAAADLVVLPSRWEGMALAPLEAMACGRPVVLTDVTGARESLPPGHAPHCLAPPANPGALARTVAALLADPARRELLGARARRHARERHDVRRVVAHMARVYATVLGQRPEPAARLGDPPGGAARDRLAAGGARPRAVADGADPVRTASGRAGQRTAAGPTTAGGAGAGAGGAGGPGVGGS; encoded by the coding sequence ATGCCGAGTAGGGGCTCCGTGCCGGGCCGGCGCGCGGTCCCCGGCGCGAACCGGGCGCCCGGGCAGGGCGCCGGCGCGCCGCTGACGGTGCTCCACGTCTCCCAGCCGGTGTCCGGCGGGGTGGCCCAGGTGGTCACCGATCTCATCCGTGGTCAACGCGCCGACGGGCTGCGCCCGGTGCTCGCCTGCCCACCGGGCGGCACGCTGGCCGCCGCCGCCGCGGCGGCCGGGGCCGAAGTGCTGTGCTGGCCGGCACGCCGCGCCCCCGGGCCCGGGCTGGTCGCCGAGACCGCGCGCCTGGCCCGGCTCGTCCGCGAGGTGGACCCCGACCTGGTGCACACGCACAGCGCCAAGGCCGGCCTGGCGGGGCGGCTCGCGGTGCGCGGCCGGGTGCCGACGCTGCACCAGCCGCACGCCTGGTCCTTCGACGCGGCCGACGGCGTGCTGCGCGCCGCCGCCGTGAGCTGGGAGCGGTACGCCGCGCGGTGGGCCGCCCGGGTGGTGTGCGTGAGCGGGGACGAGCGTCGCCGAGGCGTGGCCGAGGGGATCGCGGCCCGCTGGGAGGTGGTGCCCAACGGCGTGGACACCGACCGCTTTCCGCCGGCCGACGCCGCCGCGCGGCGCGCGGCCCGCGCCGCCCTGCCAGCCCTGCGCGACGTGCCGGCGGACGCGCCCCTCGTGGTGTGCGTGGGGCGGCTGTGCCGACAGAAGGGCCAGGACGTGCTGGTGGCGGCGTGGCCCCGGATCGCGGCCCGGGTGCCCGGCGCGCATCTGGTCCTGGTCGGCGACGGCCCGGACGCCGCCGCCCTGCGCGGCGCGGCGCCGCCCGGCGTCCGCTTCGCCGGCGCCACGCGCGACCCCGCGCGCTGGTACGCCGCGGCCGACCTGGTGGTGCTCCCCTCCCGCTGGGAGGGGATGGCCCTGGCGCCGCTGGAGGCGATGGCCTGCGGCCGGCCGGTCGTGCTCACCGACGTGACCGGCGCCCGCGAGAGCCTGCCACCCGGCCACGCCCCGCACTGCCTGGCCCCGCCCGCCAACCCGGGCGCGCTCGCCCGCACCGTCGCCGCCCTGTTGGCCGACCCGGCCCGGCGTGAGCTGCTCGGCGCGCGGGCGCGGCGGCACGCGCGCGAGCGCCATGACGTACGCCGCGTGGTGGCGCACATGGCGCGGGTGTACGCGACGGTCCTCGGCCAGCGGCCCGAGCCGGCGGCTCGGCTCGGCGATCCACCCGGTGGCGCGGCGCGCGACCGGTTGGCCGCCGGCGGGGCCCGGCCGCGCGCGGTCGCGGATGGCGCGGACCCGGTGCGTACGGCCTCGGGCCGCGCGGGGCAGCGTACGGCCGCCGGTCCTACGACGGCGGGCGGGGCGGGCGCGGGGGCCGGGGGCGCCGGTGGGCCGGGTGTGGGCGGGTCATGA